The following is a genomic window from Pseudomonas lurida.
TGTGGGAGCGGGCTTGCCTGCGATAGCTGGGCCTCAGTCAATACACGTATTGCTGAGCCACCGCTATCGCGGGCAAGCCCGCTCCCACAAGGGTTTGCGTTATTAATGCAATTTCAGGCGCGGCTCGGTCCCACGGCCAATCTTGCTCCCCAGCATCAGCATCGCCGTGCGGAAGAACCCATACAGCGCCATCTGGTGCATGCGGTACAGCGACACATAGAACATGCGCGCCAGCCAGCCTTCCAGCATCACGCTACCGGTGAGGTTGCCCATCAAGTTACCCACCGCCGAGAACCGTGACAGCGAAATCAGCGAGCCGTAGTCGGTGTACTTGTAGCTCGGCAGGTCCTTGCCCTCGATGCGCAGTTTCAGCGACTTGGCCAGCAACGATGCTTGCTGGTGGGCTGCCTGGGCCCGTGGGGGGACGTTGCGGTCGGTGCCCGGTTGCGGGCAGGCGGCGCAGTCACCAAAGGCGAAGATATTCTCGTCGCGGGTGGTTTGCAGGGTCGGCAGCACCTGCAGTTGATTGATGCGGTTGGTTTCCAGGCCATCGATGTCCTTGAGGAAGCCAGGTGCCCGAATGCCGGCCGCCCAGACCTTGAGGCTGGCCGGGATAACCTGGCCGCTGCTGGTGATCAGCGCATCGGCAGTCACTTCGCTCACTGCCGAGTTGGTCAGTACCGTCACCCCAAGCTTCTCCAGGGTTTTATGCACAGGTACGCCAATACGCTCGGGCAGGGCAGGCAGTACCCGTGGGCCGGCCTCGATCAGGGTGATGTGCATGTTTTCCGGCTTGATGCGGTCCAGGCCATAGGCGGCC
Proteins encoded in this region:
- a CDS encoding NAD(P)/FAD-dependent oxidoreductase — encoded protein: MTHRIIIVGGGAGGLELATRLGKTLGKRGTASITLVDANLTHIWKPLLHEVAAGSLNSSEDELNYVAQAKWNHFEFQLGRMSGLDREQKKIQLAATLDEEGRELVPARVLGYDSLVIAVGSTTNDFGTEGAAQHCLFLDTRKQAERFHQQLLNHYLRAHAGQTDVVEKISVAIVGAGATGVELAAELHNAAHELAAYGLDRIKPENMHITLIEAGPRVLPALPERIGVPVHKTLEKLGVTVLTNSAVSEVTADALITSSGQVIPASLKVWAAGIRAPGFLKDIDGLETNRINQLQVLPTLQTTRDENIFAFGDCAACPQPGTDRNVPPRAQAAHQQASLLAKSLKLRIEGKDLPSYKYTDYGSLISLSRFSAVGNLMGNLTGSVMLEGWLARMFYVSLYRMHQMALYGFFRTAMLMLGSKIGRGTEPRLKLH